A single window of Pyxidicoccus xibeiensis DNA harbors:
- a CDS encoding WYL domain-containing transcriptional regulator yields MSNVHERLRRLLFLVPYVSKHPGVTVEALAKALNISREDLLEELDLLTCVGRPPFNPDDYIDIYVDNDRVYVDLDQRLFAPPRLTAGEAAALAASAELLRPAAGDALQSALQKLERILPPATRERYREMYRKIDASAEAPQALGPLTRAIIERLEVTFAYASPGRAPEPRRVRPYELLSHRGQWYLQGFDHMRQDARLFRLDRMEDITVTDTAFLPPPDARADVPNPARSRGEASVRVRFSPVAAPYVKERFGRDARPLSDGGVEVVVAGDSERWLTQWVLSFGGEAQVMEPASARAAVARAARASVG; encoded by the coding sequence ATGAGCAACGTCCATGAGCGGCTCCGCCGCCTGCTGTTCCTCGTCCCCTACGTGTCCAAGCACCCCGGCGTCACGGTGGAGGCGCTCGCGAAGGCGCTCAACATCAGCCGGGAGGACCTGCTGGAGGAGCTGGACCTGCTCACGTGCGTGGGCCGGCCCCCCTTCAACCCGGATGACTACATCGACATCTACGTGGACAACGACCGCGTCTACGTGGACCTGGACCAGCGCCTGTTCGCGCCGCCCCGGCTGACGGCGGGCGAGGCCGCGGCCCTGGCCGCCTCGGCGGAGCTGTTGCGCCCGGCCGCGGGGGACGCGCTGCAGAGCGCCCTGCAGAAGCTGGAGCGCATCCTCCCGCCCGCCACCCGCGAGCGCTACCGGGAGATGTACCGGAAGATCGACGCCTCCGCGGAGGCTCCGCAGGCGCTGGGGCCCCTCACGCGCGCCATCATCGAGCGGCTGGAGGTGACGTTCGCCTACGCCAGCCCCGGCCGCGCCCCCGAGCCGCGCCGCGTGCGCCCGTACGAGCTGCTCAGCCACCGGGGCCAGTGGTACCTGCAGGGCTTCGACCACATGCGCCAGGACGCGCGCCTGTTCCGGCTGGACCGCATGGAGGACATCACCGTCACCGACACGGCCTTCCTGCCCCCGCCCGACGCCAGGGCGGACGTGCCCAACCCGGCCAGGAGCCGCGGCGAGGCGTCCGTGCGGGTGCGCTTCTCGCCCGTGGCCGCTCCATATGTGAAGGAGCGCTTCGGCCGGGACGCCCGCCCGCTCTCCGACGGAGGGGTCGAGGTGGTGGTGGCAGGCGACAGCGAGCGCTGGCTGACCCAGTGGGTGCTGTCCTTCGGAGGCGAGGCCCAGGTGATGGAACCGGCCAGCGCGCGTGCGGCCGTTGCCCGGGCGGCGCGGGCCTCTGTAGGATAG
- a CDS encoding helix-turn-helix transcriptional regulator, whose protein sequence is MERTERILDLVALLLDAREPISWAELREHFPADYGGSDDAAERKFERDKAELVELGFPLTYVQGDDERRDGYIVDRDAYYLPEADLTKEELAVLYAAGSAALASGAFPGRDDLAHALRKIGFFAGESLPTPRVRMELGGVQEGEEKEVSARLEQLWEACASRKWVDITYASPKHPSTTQRKVDPYGLALRRGVWTLVGHCHLRGGLRTFHVHRVRELKVNTARPRTPDFQVPQDFSLDAHVAYFPWQHRFHERMEVVLRLSGTLASRAGGLFPGATLEPAEEGVVRARLPVTFVDGLVRFCLALGPDCRVEGPERAQQRLREMASRIVERHTDDTQDEVSA, encoded by the coding sequence ATGGAACGCACCGAACGCATCCTCGACCTCGTGGCCCTCCTGCTCGACGCGCGCGAGCCCATCTCCTGGGCCGAGCTGCGCGAGCACTTCCCCGCTGACTATGGAGGCTCGGACGACGCCGCCGAGCGCAAGTTCGAGCGCGACAAGGCGGAGCTGGTGGAGCTGGGCTTCCCACTCACCTACGTGCAGGGCGACGACGAGCGCAGGGACGGCTACATCGTCGACCGCGACGCCTACTACCTGCCCGAGGCGGACCTCACCAAGGAGGAGCTGGCCGTGCTGTACGCCGCCGGCTCCGCGGCCCTGGCCTCCGGCGCCTTCCCCGGCCGGGACGACCTGGCGCATGCGCTCCGGAAGATTGGCTTCTTCGCCGGCGAGTCACTGCCCACGCCGCGCGTGCGCATGGAGCTGGGCGGCGTGCAGGAGGGCGAGGAGAAGGAGGTCTCCGCCCGCCTGGAGCAGCTCTGGGAGGCGTGCGCCTCGCGCAAGTGGGTGGACATCACCTATGCCAGCCCCAAGCACCCCTCCACCACGCAGCGCAAGGTGGACCCGTACGGCCTCGCGCTGCGCCGCGGCGTCTGGACGCTGGTGGGCCACTGCCACCTGCGCGGCGGCCTGCGCACTTTCCACGTGCACCGCGTGCGCGAGCTGAAGGTGAACACCGCGCGCCCGCGCACGCCGGACTTCCAGGTGCCGCAGGACTTCTCGCTGGACGCCCACGTGGCGTACTTCCCGTGGCAGCACCGCTTCCACGAGCGCATGGAGGTGGTGCTGCGGCTGTCCGGCACGCTGGCCTCCCGCGCCGGAGGGCTCTTCCCGGGCGCCACGCTGGAGCCGGCGGAGGAGGGCGTGGTGCGTGCCCGGCTGCCGGTGACGTTCGTGGATGGCCTGGTGCGCTTCTGCCTGGCGCTGGGGCCGGACTGCCGCGTGGAGGGGCCGGAGCGCGCCCAGCAGCGGCTGCGGGAGATGGCGTCGCGCATCGTGGAGCGCCACACGGACGACACGCAGGACGAGGTGAGCGCATGA